The following are from one region of the Rhodopirellula sp. P2 genome:
- a CDS encoding DUF1589 domain-containing protein: MEQSEAFSKRFRESDLHRQGTIARWNLAYGSRPDSSPDSPEFGSDPRRPCSTWRPRRCFGTKRGVIETLSREQPSPAKHPRQVEPGLQQPRRFVAGFARIRFRFS, from the coding sequence TTGGAACAAAGCGAGGCGTTCTCAAAACGCTTTCGCGAGAGCGACCTTCACCGGCAAGGAACCATCGCCAGGTGGAACCTGGCCTACGGCAGCCGCCCCGACTCGTCGCCGGATTCGCCAGAATTCGGTTCCGATCCCCGTAGGCCATGTTCCACATGGCGTCCGCGCCGATGCTTTGGAACAAAGCGAGGCGTCATCGAAACGCTTTCGCGAGAGCAACCTTCACCGGCCAAGCACCCTCGCCAGGTGGAACCTGGCCTACAGCAGCCACGCCGATTCGTAGCCGGATTCGCCAGAATTCGGTTCCGATTCTCGTAG
- a CDS encoding DUF1589 domain-containing protein: MLWNKARRHRNAFARATFTGKEPSPGGTWPTAATPTRSRIRQNSVHDPRRPCSTGRPRRCFGTKRGVIETLSREQPSPAKHPRQVEPGLRQPPRLVAGFARIRFRSP; the protein is encoded by the coding sequence ATGCTTTGGAACAAAGCGAGGCGTCATCGAAACGCTTTCGCGAGAGCAACCTTCACCGGCAAGGAACCCTCGCCAGGTGGAACCTGGCCTACAGCAGCCACGCCGACTCGTAGCCGGATTCGCCAGAATTCGGTTCACGATCCCCGTAGGCCATGTTCCACAGGGCGCCCACGCCGATGCTTTGGAACAAAGCGAGGCGTCATCGAAACGCTTTCGCGAGAGCAACCTTCACCGGCCAAGCACCCTCGCCAGGTGGAACCTGGCCTACGGCAGCCACCCCGACTCGTCGCCGGATTCGCCAGAATTCGGTTCCGATCCCCGTAG
- a CDS encoding DUF1589 domain-containing protein, translating into MLWNKARRCQNAFARATFTGQAPSPGGTWPTTATPTRRRIRQNSVHDPRRPCSTGRPRRCFGTKRGVIKTLSREQRSPAKHPRQVEPGLQQPPRLVAGFARIRFTRRRLNSGESSYEALISGSITLPPNWLSCLNRPA; encoded by the coding sequence ATGCTTTGGAACAAAGCGAGGCGTTGTCAAAACGCTTTCGCGAGAGCAACCTTCACCGGCCAAGCACCCTCGCCAGGTGGAACCTGGCCTACAACCGCCACGCCGACTCGTCGCCGGATTCGCCAGAATTCGGTTCACGATCCCCGTAGGCCATGTTCCACAGGGCGCCCACGCCGATGCTTTGGAACAAAGCGAGGCGTCATCAAAACGCTTTCGCGAGAGCAACGTTCACCGGCCAAGCACCCTCGCCAGGTGGAACCTGGCCTACAGCAGCCGCCCCGACTCGTAGCCGGATTCGCCAGAATTCGGTTCACGCGGCGGCGTCTGAACTCTGGCGAGTCCAGCTACGAAGCTTTGATCAGCGGCTCGATCACTTTGCCGCCGAACTGGCTGAGTTGCTTGAATCGGCCGGCGTGA
- a CDS encoding DUF1501 domain-containing protein: MDAMFVIPRRESLFRMGTSLGGIALASMLADEASAEDRRAENSEAAPMQPKPGHVPAKAKNCIFLMMEGGPSHIDTFDPKPKLNQLHLQEFVRQGQQKSAMESGKRYFVQSPFSFSRHGESGAPMADNWTHLPKVADELCFYRGCQVDSVNHPTAMYQMNCGNRFGGDPGIGAWVTYGLGSENQSLPGFIVLPEVSYPQGGAANWSNGYLPAFYQGTPLRAKGSPILDLQPPAGVSRARQRLNLDLLARMNQRHAAKHPGQDELSARLESYELAFRMQTEVPEAMDLSGETKETFALYGIGNDATDAFGRKCLLARKMVEKGVRFVQLYNGTWDSHDYIERAHGNLVRGVDQPIAALIQDLKQRGLLESTLVVWCGEFGRSPDNGVRGGTAYGRDHNANAMTIWMAGGGVNAGHTIGATDETGMTAVEEVRPVRDFHVTLLRLLGLDDNKLTYYHAGRFKQLSQFGGKVIEPLIKAS, encoded by the coding sequence GTGGATGCAATGTTTGTGATCCCACGACGCGAAAGTTTGTTTCGGATGGGGACATCGCTGGGCGGGATTGCGCTGGCGTCGATGTTGGCGGACGAAGCATCTGCGGAAGACAGGCGTGCCGAAAACAGCGAAGCCGCGCCGATGCAGCCCAAGCCTGGGCATGTCCCAGCCAAGGCGAAGAACTGCATTTTCTTGATGATGGAAGGTGGGCCGTCGCACATCGACACGTTCGATCCCAAACCCAAACTCAACCAGTTGCACTTGCAGGAGTTTGTTCGCCAAGGCCAACAGAAATCCGCGATGGAGAGCGGCAAACGTTACTTCGTCCAAAGCCCCTTTTCGTTTTCGCGGCACGGCGAGAGCGGTGCGCCGATGGCGGACAACTGGACGCATTTGCCGAAGGTCGCGGACGAGCTTTGTTTTTACCGAGGGTGCCAGGTCGATAGCGTCAACCATCCCACCGCGATGTATCAAATGAACTGCGGCAATCGCTTCGGCGGTGATCCCGGCATCGGGGCTTGGGTGACTTATGGACTCGGTTCCGAAAATCAAAGTCTGCCCGGGTTCATCGTGTTGCCAGAGGTGTCGTACCCGCAAGGCGGAGCGGCGAATTGGAGCAACGGTTATCTGCCGGCGTTCTATCAAGGCACGCCCCTGCGAGCCAAAGGATCGCCGATTCTGGATCTGCAACCACCGGCCGGGGTCAGCCGAGCACGGCAGCGACTGAATCTGGATCTGCTTGCACGGATGAACCAGCGACATGCGGCCAAGCATCCGGGGCAGGATGAACTGTCCGCACGCCTGGAGAGTTACGAGTTGGCGTTTCGGATGCAGACCGAAGTTCCCGAAGCGATGGACCTTTCCGGCGAGACGAAGGAAACGTTCGCTCTGTATGGGATCGGGAACGATGCCACCGATGCTTTTGGGCGCAAGTGTTTGTTGGCTCGCAAGATGGTCGAGAAGGGGGTGCGTTTCGTTCAGTTGTACAACGGAACCTGGGACAGCCACGACTACATCGAACGGGCGCACGGGAACTTGGTGCGAGGTGTCGATCAACCCATCGCGGCATTGATTCAAGACTTGAAGCAACGTGGATTGCTCGAGAGCACCTTGGTCGTGTGGTGCGGCGAATTTGGTCGTTCACCCGACAACGGCGTTCGAGGCGGAACCGCCTACGGACGCGATCACAACGCCAACGCGATGACAATTTGGATGGCTGGCGGAGGCGTCAACGCGGGGCACACGATCGGCGCGACGGATGAGACTGGGATGACGGCGGTCGAAGAGGTGCGGCCGGTTCGTGACTTCCATGTCACGTTGTTGCGATTGTTGGGGCTCGATGACAACAAGCTCACGTATTATCACGCCGGCCGATTCAAGCAACTCAGCCAGTTCGGCGGCAAAGTGATCGAGCCGCTGATCAAAGCTTCGTAG
- a CDS encoding PSD1 and planctomycete cytochrome C domain-containing protein, whose amino-acid sequence MTHHRMRVRILTTIRKPLTLWLLAILMNGQLFADDIAESSSVSDSEALFVRRVAPLLREKCLGCHGQDPDLIEGSLDLRSFAGLEDGGDSGEAAVVPGAPEHSPLYLASTRTSDNWSEMPPKESEQLSKQQLEWLRDWIASGAVWPDKDRVAEIQASYEDVWSAEDGITVATSGGLDEHWTNRKYDPAGLWAYQPVQKPALKKQRNPIDVLIEADWTDANDVAPRADRRTLIRRATYDLTGLPPTPSDVKRFLQDPADDRAAFKMLVERLLQSPHYGERMAQHWLDVVRYADSSGFANDFERGNAWRYRDYVIRSFNEDKPYDQFIREQIAGDEIDPSDPECLIATGFLRMGPWELTSMEVAKVARQRFLDDVTNSVGETFLGHSLQCARCHDHKFDPIPTRDYYSVQAVFATTQLAERKAAFLDDENRAGFDEKRYLDRSKQIHERTLEEIEQVLLDNSQIWFAENGKDPAAWNAELKRLRSDGKTKSLFTSARNAMRAAGVPESDYPPKLVGFTPEQFGKERVARKGLQRLRWEQDRYQPYALAVYSGRTVSRTSVVSPIRMPQDRLKKGELESSVILTGGDPFSAGEAVSPGVLSVIENQVAADIPVAIEGRRAAFANWVAAPENPLTSRVIVNRLWQWHFGDAIAGNANNFGATGKPPTHPELLDWLAATLVEENWSIKAMHRRIMNSDVYCRSTSSASAQPSLGFQPRRLSAEELRDSMLAVTGELNPVLGGIPCRPEINQEVALQPRQVMGTFAAAWVPNPKPKERHRRSIYVLKLRGLIDPFLEVFNVPSPDFSCERRSASTVTPQVFSLFNGQSTHARALALADRVRRETHSDEEAIARCFELVLSRSPSSEEVGEMLSHWSRVNEILPASPPERDRPPLEVVRKAVEENTGEKFEFVERLHANVDFQPDLQPADVDRQTWALADVCLVLLNCNEFVYVD is encoded by the coding sequence GTGACCCACCATCGCATGCGAGTTCGCATTCTGACGACCATCAGGAAACCGCTGACGCTATGGTTGCTGGCGATCTTGATGAATGGCCAACTGTTTGCCGATGACATCGCGGAATCGTCCAGTGTGTCGGATTCGGAAGCGTTGTTCGTTCGCCGGGTGGCACCGCTGCTTCGCGAAAAGTGTTTGGGATGTCACGGGCAGGATCCTGATTTGATCGAAGGTTCGTTGGATCTGCGATCGTTCGCTGGCTTGGAAGATGGCGGCGACAGCGGGGAAGCTGCGGTTGTTCCTGGTGCGCCGGAACACAGCCCACTGTATTTGGCATCGACGAGAACCAGCGATAATTGGTCGGAGATGCCACCGAAGGAATCCGAGCAACTTTCCAAGCAGCAACTGGAATGGCTGCGAGATTGGATTGCCTCCGGTGCGGTTTGGCCAGACAAGGATCGCGTGGCCGAGATCCAAGCTTCCTATGAAGACGTGTGGTCCGCCGAAGATGGCATCACCGTCGCAACCTCCGGTGGGCTCGATGAACATTGGACGAACCGGAAGTATGACCCAGCCGGATTGTGGGCCTATCAACCGGTGCAGAAGCCTGCGTTGAAGAAGCAGCGGAATCCGATCGATGTCTTGATCGAAGCCGACTGGACTGATGCGAACGATGTGGCACCGCGGGCCGATCGCCGAACATTGATTCGCCGAGCCACTTACGACCTGACCGGATTGCCGCCAACTCCCTCAGATGTGAAACGCTTTCTCCAAGACCCCGCCGATGATCGTGCAGCATTTAAAATGTTGGTCGAGCGGTTGTTGCAGTCGCCTCATTACGGCGAGCGGATGGCTCAGCATTGGTTGGATGTGGTTCGCTACGCCGACTCCTCCGGATTCGCGAATGATTTTGAACGAGGGAACGCGTGGCGGTATCGCGATTACGTCATTCGCTCCTTCAACGAAGACAAACCGTACGACCAATTCATCCGAGAACAGATCGCGGGCGATGAGATCGATCCCAGCGATCCGGAGTGTTTGATCGCGACTGGTTTTTTGCGGATGGGGCCTTGGGAGTTGACCTCGATGGAGGTCGCCAAGGTGGCTCGTCAACGGTTCCTCGACGATGTGACCAACAGTGTCGGTGAAACGTTCTTGGGGCATTCGTTGCAGTGCGCCCGCTGTCATGATCACAAGTTCGATCCGATTCCCACGCGAGATTATTACTCCGTCCAAGCTGTTTTCGCGACGACACAGCTCGCCGAGCGGAAGGCGGCATTCTTAGACGATGAGAACCGGGCTGGTTTTGATGAGAAACGTTATCTCGATCGTTCGAAGCAAATCCACGAACGGACGCTCGAAGAGATCGAACAAGTCCTCCTGGATAACTCACAGATTTGGTTTGCGGAAAACGGCAAGGACCCGGCTGCGTGGAATGCGGAACTGAAACGGTTGCGATCCGACGGGAAAACAAAGTCGCTGTTCACCTCCGCTCGCAATGCGATGCGAGCGGCGGGAGTACCGGAGAGCGACTACCCGCCAAAGTTGGTCGGGTTCACGCCGGAGCAATTTGGGAAGGAACGCGTCGCGCGAAAGGGATTGCAACGTTTACGCTGGGAACAAGATCGTTACCAACCGTATGCCTTGGCGGTCTACAGCGGACGAACCGTTTCGCGAACGTCGGTCGTGAGTCCGATCCGAATGCCGCAGGATCGGTTGAAGAAGGGGGAGCTGGAATCCAGCGTGATCTTGACCGGTGGCGATCCCTTTTCCGCCGGCGAAGCGGTCTCCCCTGGCGTGCTCAGCGTGATTGAGAATCAGGTCGCGGCGGACATTCCGGTCGCCATCGAAGGACGCCGGGCCGCATTCGCGAATTGGGTGGCGGCACCGGAAAACCCGCTGACGTCTCGCGTGATCGTCAATCGTTTATGGCAATGGCATTTCGGAGACGCCATCGCGGGCAACGCCAACAACTTTGGTGCAACCGGAAAACCGCCGACGCACCCGGAGTTACTGGATTGGTTGGCGGCCACGTTGGTGGAAGAGAACTGGTCGATCAAAGCGATGCATCGCCGGATCATGAATTCGGATGTTTATTGTCGTTCTACTTCCAGTGCATCTGCTCAGCCGTCTCTGGGATTCCAACCTCGTCGGTTGAGTGCTGAAGAACTGCGGGATTCGATGTTGGCGGTGACCGGAGAACTCAACCCGGTGCTGGGTGGGATCCCATGTCGGCCCGAGATCAATCAGGAGGTTGCGTTGCAGCCTCGACAGGTCATGGGAACATTCGCGGCCGCTTGGGTCCCCAATCCAAAACCGAAAGAGCGTCATCGGCGATCCATCTACGTGTTGAAACTTCGCGGTTTGATTGATCCGTTTTTGGAAGTCTTCAACGTGCCATCGCCCGATTTCTCATGTGAGCGACGATCCGCATCCACGGTCACGCCTCAGGTCTTCAGCCTCTTCAATGGGCAAAGCACGCACGCTCGTGCTTTGGCCTTGGCCGATCGAGTCCGCCGGGAAACGCACTCGGACGAGGAAGCGATCGCCCGGTGTTTTGAACTGGTGTTGTCACGATCGCCTTCGAGCGAAGAGGTGGGGGAAATGTTGTCGCATTGGTCACGCGTGAATGAAATCCTTCCGGCGTCGCCACCTGAACGTGACCGCCCGCCTTTGGAAGTGGTGCGCAAAGCGGTGGAAGAGAACACGGGCGAGAAGTTCGAGTTTGTCGAACGCTTGCACGCCAACGTGGACTTTCAACCTGATTTGCAACCGGCCGATGTGGATCGGCAGACCTGGGCGTTGGCGGATGTTTGTTTGGTGCTGCTGAATTGCAACGAGTTTGTTTATGTGGATTGA
- a CDS encoding arylsulfatase yields the protein MVDLDCNCPHTIPIIDHSMHHRIWILLAACLTTCSPAWAQTPSESRPNVILVVTDDQGYGDMSCHGNPWLDTPNLDRLASQSVRLENFHVDPVCTPTRAALMTGRYCTRVGAWAVTEGRQLLDPDETTMAEIFRESGYRTGMFGKWHLGDPPPFAPRERGFETVVRHMAGGADEIGNPTGNDYFDDTYFRNGTPESFDGYCTDIWFDEAIDFIQKESEQPFFVYIPTNAMHSPYLVADRYSDPFKQQGIEPQRAAFYGMIQNFDENLGRLLKKLDQDNLRDNTLLIFMSDNGTAQGASEQNRKVGFNAGMRGKKGSVYEGGHRVPCFASWPAKWDGNRPVDQLTCHRDWLPTLIDLCDLKRPTDIQFDGRSMAGLLNHSSQQWPERTLIIERQPDNVVSATKTQGRAQPPFVVLTDRWRLVRDELYDNQNDPGQFKNIAAEYPEVVRELRAEYDSYFEDVHGSRKDVIRFVVGKDTTPILITVRDWHPTEGRVIWKPSQLPDSNLLINGFWEIEVAEAGRYAIKLQRFPDDALAPIQADQARLRVGSIEQAQTLKPEDSSVTFEIDLPAGPHRLQTWLRDAASQKIRGAYFVEFTRIGPSDVPPRR from the coding sequence ATGGTTGACCTCGATTGCAATTGTCCCCACACCATTCCGATCATCGACCACTCCATGCACCATCGAATTTGGATCCTCCTCGCCGCCTGCCTGACGACTTGTTCTCCCGCCTGGGCTCAAACCCCCAGCGAGTCCCGCCCCAACGTGATTTTGGTGGTGACCGACGACCAGGGTTACGGCGACATGTCTTGCCACGGCAACCCTTGGCTCGACACGCCCAACTTGGACCGCCTCGCATCGCAAAGCGTGCGGCTGGAAAACTTTCACGTCGATCCGGTTTGCACGCCCACCCGAGCCGCATTGATGACGGGCCGTTACTGCACACGTGTGGGTGCTTGGGCGGTCACCGAAGGTCGCCAGTTGCTCGATCCCGACGAAACAACCATGGCCGAAATTTTTCGCGAATCGGGCTATCGCACTGGCATGTTTGGCAAGTGGCACCTGGGTGACCCGCCGCCGTTTGCACCTCGTGAGCGAGGGTTTGAAACCGTGGTCCGGCACATGGCGGGCGGGGCAGACGAGATCGGAAATCCGACCGGCAATGACTACTTCGATGACACCTACTTCCGAAACGGAACACCTGAATCGTTCGACGGATACTGCACGGATATCTGGTTCGATGAAGCGATTGATTTCATCCAGAAGGAATCGGAACAACCATTCTTCGTTTACATCCCCACCAACGCGATGCACAGCCCGTACTTGGTTGCCGATCGTTATTCCGATCCGTTCAAGCAGCAAGGTATCGAACCCCAACGAGCTGCCTTCTATGGAATGATTCAAAACTTTGACGAGAACCTTGGCCGACTCCTGAAGAAGCTTGACCAAGACAACCTGCGTGACAACACGTTGCTGATATTCATGAGCGACAATGGCACGGCGCAAGGAGCCAGCGAACAAAATCGCAAGGTCGGATTCAACGCGGGCATGCGAGGAAAGAAAGGCTCAGTCTACGAAGGCGGTCACCGTGTTCCGTGTTTCGCAAGCTGGCCGGCGAAGTGGGATGGCAATCGTCCAGTCGACCAATTGACTTGTCATCGTGATTGGTTGCCAACCTTGATCGATCTTTGTGATTTGAAGCGACCGACCGACATCCAGTTCGACGGGCGTTCGATGGCGGGACTGCTCAATCATTCCTCGCAGCAGTGGCCTGAACGGACCCTGATCATTGAACGCCAACCGGACAACGTCGTCTCGGCAACGAAGACGCAGGGCAGGGCACAACCGCCGTTTGTCGTGCTGACAGACCGCTGGCGATTGGTTCGCGACGAACTGTACGACAACCAAAACGATCCGGGGCAGTTCAAGAACATCGCCGCCGAGTATCCCGAGGTCGTGCGTGAATTGCGTGCTGAATACGACTCCTACTTTGAGGACGTTCACGGGAGCCGCAAGGACGTGATTCGATTCGTCGTCGGCAAGGACACCACGCCCATTCTGATCACCGTCCGAGATTGGCACCCGACCGAAGGCCGAGTGATTTGGAAACCGTCTCAGTTGCCGGACAGCAATCTGCTGATCAACGGCTTCTGGGAAATCGAAGTGGCGGAAGCGGGACGATACGCGATCAAACTGCAACGTTTCCCCGACGACGCATTGGCTCCGATCCAAGCCGACCAGGCTCGCCTTCGTGTGGGCTCGATCGAGCAAGCTCAAACACTGAAGCCGGAAGATTCATCCGTCACGTTCGAGATCGATCTTCCCGCTGGTCCGCATCGATTGCAGACCTGGTTGCGTGACGCGGCCAGCCAGAAAATTCGCGGGGCCTACTTTGTGGAATTCACACGAATCGGGCCGAGCGATGTGCCTCCGCGTCGATGA
- a CDS encoding sulfatase: MLATLIACIANHAAPANAETQSKPSKPNVLFIAVDDLASTLGCYGDVVAKTPHIDRLAASGVCFRRAYNQLPLCNPTRASVMTGLRPDQIKVYDLDRHFRDEVPNVVTLSQAFQQAGYFAARVGKIYHYNVPASIGTDGFDDPPSWNQTVNPKGRDKDDEQLVFNAEPHRKISGALSWLAADGEDEEQTDGMIATEAIRIMREKKGEPFFLGVGFFRPHTPYVAPKKYFDMYPLESLRLPFAPAGDRDDIPTAAFAHNCPVPNYGLDETTLLKATQAYYACVSFVDAQVGRLLDALEEQGLADNTIVVFWSDHGYHLGEHNGVWQKRTLFEEGAQAPLIIRDPSQLGHGSCNRIVEFVDIYPTLTDVAGIESPSGLAGRSLKPLLNDPVAKWDGTAITQVLRPADDRLPEQVMGCSIRTHRYRYTEWAEGRHGVELYDHQSDPNEFHNLAVDPDERAVAVIRRLRPLLRAKASGEIPTVPVNPARL; encoded by the coding sequence ATGCTCGCCACACTCATCGCGTGCATCGCCAATCACGCAGCGCCGGCAAACGCGGAAACGCAATCCAAGCCTTCCAAACCCAACGTGCTCTTCATCGCCGTCGACGACCTGGCATCGACGCTGGGGTGCTACGGCGATGTGGTTGCCAAGACACCCCACATCGATCGCTTGGCAGCGTCGGGAGTCTGTTTCCGCCGAGCGTACAACCAACTGCCACTGTGCAATCCGACTCGCGCGTCCGTGATGACGGGTCTGCGTCCCGATCAAATCAAAGTCTACGACCTCGATCGACATTTTCGTGACGAAGTTCCAAACGTCGTCACGTTGTCGCAAGCGTTTCAACAGGCCGGTTACTTTGCCGCTCGAGTTGGCAAGATCTATCACTACAACGTGCCAGCGTCGATCGGAACCGACGGCTTTGACGATCCGCCCTCGTGGAACCAAACGGTCAATCCCAAGGGACGTGACAAAGACGACGAGCAGCTCGTTTTCAATGCCGAACCGCATCGCAAGATCAGTGGTGCACTCAGTTGGTTGGCTGCCGACGGGGAGGACGAAGAACAGACCGATGGCATGATCGCGACGGAAGCCATCCGCATCATGCGAGAAAAGAAAGGTGAACCATTCTTTTTGGGTGTCGGTTTCTTTCGACCGCACACGCCCTATGTCGCACCGAAGAAATACTTTGACATGTACCCGCTGGAGTCACTGCGGTTGCCCTTCGCTCCCGCCGGTGATCGCGACGACATTCCCACGGCAGCGTTCGCTCACAATTGCCCGGTTCCTAACTATGGACTCGACGAAACAACGCTGTTGAAAGCGACGCAGGCTTACTACGCGTGCGTGTCATTCGTCGACGCTCAGGTCGGACGCTTGCTCGATGCGCTGGAGGAACAGGGACTGGCCGACAACACGATCGTGGTGTTCTGGAGCGATCACGGTTACCACCTCGGCGAACACAACGGAGTCTGGCAGAAACGAACGCTGTTCGAAGAAGGAGCCCAAGCGCCGCTGATCATTCGCGATCCATCGCAGTTGGGACATGGTTCCTGCAATCGCATCGTCGAGTTCGTGGACATCTATCCAACGCTCACGGATGTGGCTGGGATTGAATCACCGAGCGGATTGGCAGGTCGCAGCTTGAAACCTTTGCTGAACGATCCGGTTGCCAAGTGGGACGGCACGGCGATCACGCAAGTCTTGCGTCCCGCGGACGATCGATTGCCCGAGCAAGTGATGGGATGCAGCATTCGCACGCATCGCTATCGGTACACCGAATGGGCCGAAGGTCGGCACGGGGTCGAGTTGTACGACCACCAAAGCGACCCGAATGAATTCCACAACCTGGCCGTGGATCCGGATGAGCGGGCGGTTGCCGTCATCCGGCGATTGCGTCCGTTACTGCGAGCGAAAGCGTCGGGGGAGATCCCGACGGTGCCGGTCAATCCGGCTCGGTTGTAG
- the ilvD gene encoding dihydroxy-acid dehydratase, with protein MTATQPDSDSNALNKYSSKITQPKSQGASQAMLYATGMSSEDMNKPQVGIGSMWYEGNSCNMHLLDLAADVKAGVTDAGMVGMRFNTIGVSDGISMGTDGMSYSLQSRDLIADSIETIMGAQWYDALITLPGCDKNMPGCLMAMGRLNRPAIMVYGGTIKPGHFKNEKLDIVSAFQCYGQYIAGQITEEERSEIVRHSCPGAGACGGMYTANTMATAIEALGMALPYSASIPAEHPEKKEECKRAGLAILELLKKDIKPRDIMTRGAFEDAMVTLMALGGSTNAVLHLIAMARSVDVPLTIEDFQSVSDRTPFLADLKPSGKFVQEDLHSIGGTPAVMKYLLEKGMIKGEHMTVTGKTLAENLADLPGLKAGQKIVATIEEPIKKSGHIRILKGSLATEGAVAKITGKEGLQFSGPARVYDSEELMLAALEQKQIQKGDVVVIRYEGPKGGPGMPEMLTPTSAIMGAGLGSDVALLTDGRFSGGSHGFIVGHITPEAQVGGPIALIEDGDTITIDAETNSLDLEVDAAELEARRSKWTAPALKATRGTLYKYIKCVKSASEGCVTDE; from the coding sequence ATGACCGCGACTCAGCCTGATTCCGATTCCAATGCACTGAACAAGTACAGCAGCAAGATCACCCAGCCGAAAAGCCAGGGTGCCTCGCAGGCAATGCTCTACGCCACCGGCATGTCCTCCGAGGACATGAACAAGCCTCAAGTCGGGATCGGCAGCATGTGGTACGAGGGCAACAGCTGCAACATGCACCTGCTCGATCTCGCCGCGGACGTCAAAGCCGGTGTCACCGACGCTGGCATGGTCGGCATGCGATTCAACACCATTGGGGTGTCCGACGGGATCTCGATGGGCACCGACGGGATGAGCTACTCGTTGCAAAGTCGCGACCTGATCGCCGACTCGATCGAGACGATCATGGGAGCCCAGTGGTACGACGCGCTGATCACCCTGCCCGGCTGCGACAAGAACATGCCCGGCTGTTTGATGGCGATGGGACGTCTGAACCGTCCCGCCATCATGGTTTACGGCGGAACGATCAAACCCGGCCATTTCAAGAATGAGAAACTGGACATCGTCAGTGCTTTCCAGTGCTACGGGCAGTACATCGCTGGACAGATCACCGAGGAAGAACGCAGCGAAATCGTTCGCCACAGTTGCCCCGGTGCCGGAGCGTGCGGTGGGATGTACACCGCCAACACCATGGCCACCGCGATCGAAGCCTTGGGCATGGCCCTGCCCTACTCCGCCAGCATCCCCGCTGAGCATCCTGAGAAGAAAGAGGAATGCAAACGTGCTGGGCTGGCGATCCTGGAACTGCTGAAGAAAGACATCAAGCCTCGCGACATCATGACTCGCGGCGCGTTCGAAGACGCCATGGTGACGTTGATGGCACTGGGCGGCAGCACCAACGCGGTGTTGCACTTGATCGCCATGGCTCGCAGCGTCGATGTGCCGCTGACGATCGAGGATTTCCAGTCGGTCAGCGATCGCACTCCTTTCCTGGCCGACCTGAAACCGAGCGGTAAGTTCGTGCAAGAAGACCTGCACAGCATCGGTGGCACGCCTGCCGTGATGAAATACTTGCTCGAAAAAGGCATGATCAAAGGCGAGCACATGACCGTCACCGGCAAGACACTGGCTGAGAACTTGGCCGATCTGCCTGGATTGAAGGCCGGTCAAAAGATCGTGGCGACGATCGAAGAACCAATCAAAAAGTCAGGTCACATTCGAATCCTGAAAGGCTCGCTGGCAACCGAAGGTGCGGTTGCGAAAATCACCGGCAAAGAAGGTCTGCAGTTCAGCGGTCCCGCCCGTGTGTATGACAGCGAAGAGTTGATGCTCGCTGCCTTGGAACAAAAGCAAATTCAAAAGGGTGACGTGGTTGTCATCCGCTATGAAGGTCCCAAGGGCGGACCCGGCATGCCTGAGATGCTGACCCCGACCAGTGCCATCATGGGTGCCGGTCTGGGAAGCGACGTTGCTCTTCTGACCGACGGGCGATTCAGCGGCGGCAGCCACGGCTTCATCGTCGGCCACATCACCCCCGAAGCTCAAGTCGGTGGTCCGATCGCGTTGATCGAAGATGGCGACACCATCACCATCGATGCCGAAACCAACTCGTTGGATTTGGAAGTCGACGCGGCTGAATTGGAAGCCCGCCGGTCCAAGTGGACCGCACCGGCACTGAAAGCCACCCGCGGAACGCTCTACAAGTACATCAAGTGCGTGAAGAGCGCCAGCGAAGGCTGCGTCACCGACGAGTGA